A single region of the Microtus ochrogaster isolate Prairie Vole_2 unplaced genomic scaffold, MicOch1.0 UNK7, whole genome shotgun sequence genome encodes:
- the Champ1 gene encoding chromosome alignment-maintaining phosphoprotein 1 translates to MEVCQEPHKPSLSLDCDHCGFRGTDYENVQIHMGSIHPEFCDDMDAGGLGKMIFYQKSAKLFHCHQCFFTSKMYSNVYYHITAKHAASEKWRDKPKDQLSKETETVESPSLPEHQSTALDPAEVRPTPALPMETQKIGPSLSPEPQKSVPPALEPEDSGPVVSPEQWAPCLPAEASKTASVSSPECVDPASMVSELQKPAPASPESVKFALVSSKSQKHSPFADTGAPPSTLSPESPVLATSPEPWGPSLTASPESREPTRTAFPEPRKPSPSESPELWKPFPAVTSEPRRPTPAVSPGSWKPGPPGSPRPWKSSPSATSGPWKSSKPAPSLSPGPWKPIPSVSPGPWKPAPSVSTASWKSSVSSGSWKTPPTSPESWKSGPPELRKTALALSPEHWKAVPPVSPELRRPGPPLSPEIRSLAGSSELRKPSGSPDLWKLSPDQRKSSSASLDFPESQKSSCGSPDVWKSSFITESQKPSVFPETRKHPSGSSEPPKVASDIWKPVLSLDAEARKSTLFPEPTKAVLPASPEPRKRALFPEPWKHVLFPELPKSAVISNAQKATELGDELQLEAVDDAAKCDSLVQEGLLAAPKKLLEDALFPPSKKLKKDSQENSYAELSSSEYLRTDLDAIDIKGQDSSSDQEQVDVESIDFGKENKMEMSSPEQSKNVLQFTEEKEAFISEEEIAKYMKRGKGKYYCKICCCRAMKKGAVLHHLVNKHNVHSPYKCTICGKAFLLESLLKNHVAAHGQSLLKCPRCNFESNFPRGFKKHLTHCQSQFNEEANKKLMEALESPLEEPQM, encoded by the coding sequence ATGGAAGTGTGTCAGGAGCCTCACAAACCATCGCTGAGCCTGGACTGTGACCACTGTGGTTTCAGAGGCACCGATTATGAGAACGTGCAGATCCACATGGGCTCCATCCATCCGGAGTTTTGTGATGATATGGATGCTGGAGGACTCGGCAAGATGATATTTTACCAGAAGAGTGCGAAGCTCTTCCACTGCCATCAGTGCTTCTTTACCAGCAAGATGTACTCCAATGTGTACTATCACATCACAGCCAAACACGCAGCCTCAGAGAAGTGGAGGGACAAACCAAAGGACCAGCTGAGCAAAGAGACCGAGACTGTGGAAAGCCCTTCCCTTCCCGAACACCAGAGCACAGCCTTGGACCCAGCAGAAGTGAGGCCCACTCCAGCTCTCCCCATGGAAACACAGAAAATTGGTCCGAGTTTGTCTCCAGAGCCACAAAAGTCTGTTCCTCCTGCTCTGGAGCCTGAGGACTCTGGCCCTGTTGTTTCTCCTGAGCAATGGGCCCCTTGTCTTCCTGCTGAGGCCTCAAaaactgcttctgtttcttcccctGAATGTGTCGACCCAGCCAGCATGGTGTCTGAGCTGCAGaagcctgcccctgcttcccctgAGTCTGTCAAGTTTGCTCTTGTTAGCTCCAAATCCCAGAAGCACTCTCCTTTTGCCGATACAGGGGCTCCCCCTTCCACCTTGTCTCCAGAGTCACCAGTTCTGGCCACATCGCCTGAGCCTTGGGGGCCTTCCCTAACTGCATCTCCAGAGTCTCGGGAGCCTACACGGACTGCCTTCCCTGAGCCAAGGAAGCCATCCCCATCAGAGTCTCCTGAACTTTGGAAGCCATTCCCTGCCGTCACTTCAGAGCCTCGGAGACCAACCCCAGCAGTATCACCAGGTTCCTGGAAGCCAGGGCCACCTGGTTCTCCTCGGCCTTGGAAATCCAGTCCTTCAGCAACCTCAGGACCTTGGAAGTCATCTAAACCTGCTCCATCTTTGTCTCCTGGACCTTGGAAGCCAATACCTTCTGTATCTCCTGGGCCGTGGAAGCCAGCTCCATCTGTGTCCACTGCATCCTGGAAGTCTTCAGTCTCATCTGGTTCTTGGAAAACGCCCCCCACATCTCCAGAGTCATGGAAGTCTGGACCCCCTGAGCTCAGAAAGACAGCTCTTGCTTTGTCACCCGAACACTGGAAGGCAGTGCCCCCTGTGTCTCCTGAGCTTCGCAGACCGGGCCCACCCCTCTCTCCTGAGATCCGAAGTCTAGCAGGATCTTCGGAGCTCAGGAAGCCTTCAGGGTCTCCAGACCTTTGGAAACTTTCTCCTGACCAGCGGAAAAGTTCTTCTGCTTCACTGGATTTCCCCGAGTCCCAGAAAAGTTCTTGTGGGTCTCCTGACGTCTGGAAGTCCTCCTTCATTACAGAATCTCAGAAGCCTAGCGTCTTCCCTGAGACACGGAAACATCCTTCTGGCTCATCTGAGCCCCCAAAGGTGGCCTCAGACATATGGAAGCCTGTCCTCTCTCTAGATGCTGAGGCTAGGAAGTCCACACTGTTTCCTGAGCCCACCAAAGCAgtccttcctgcttctccagagCCACGGAAACGTGCACTTTTCCCAGAGCCCTGGAAGCATGTACTTTTCCCTGAGCTCCCCAAATCTGCTGTGATCTCCAACGCTCAGAAGGCCACTGAGCTTGGTGATGAGCTTCAGCTGGAAGCTGTAGATGATGCTGCAAAATGTGATAGTCTGGTCCAGGAAGGGCTTCTGGCTGCACCTAAGAAACTGCTAGAGGATGCTCTATTTCCTCCTTCAAAGAAGCTCAAGAAAGACAGTCAAGAGAACTCGTATGCTGAGCTCAGTAGTAGTGAGTACCTGAGAACAGATTTAGATGCCATAGACATCAAGGGCCAGGATTCCAGCAGCGACCAAGAGCAGGTGGATGTCGAGTCTATTGACTTTGGCAAAGAGAACAAAATGGAGATGAGTAGTCCAGAACAGTCCAAAAACGTACTTCAGTTCACCGAAGAGAAAGAGGCCTTCATTTCTGAGGAGGAGATTGCAAAGTACATGAAGCGTGGAAAAGGGAAATACTACTGCAAAATTTGCTGCTGCCGTGCCATGAAGAAAGGCGCTGTTTTGCATCACCTGGTTAATAAACACAATGTGCATAGTCCGTACAAGTGCACAATTTGTGGGAAAGCGTTTCTCTTGGAGTCTCTCCTTAAAAATCACGTCGCAGCCCATGGGCAAAGTTTACTTAAATGTCCACGCTGTAATTTTGAATCAAATTTCCCAAGAGGCTTTAAGAAACATTTAACTCATTGTCAAAGCCAGTTTAATGAGGAGGCAAATAAGAAGCTGATGGAAGCTCTTGAGTCGCCATTGGAAGAACCACAGATGTGA
- the Upf3a gene encoding regulator of nonsense transcripts 3A isoform X1 has product MSGACICFPCTVTVLISCLRCCSMLRIFFGKGWIQYTRELGTPPAFRAVRDAPDRRWAALVPPLPPSGPGRGRWTIECQGRGCLVLARLRCRGGGSGGGRPVGMRSEEGAGGPGAALSARGPSWREKLSAPEAQFRRESPRRESALAPAPSFSESGAGKPREEKRTALSKVVLRRLPPGLTKEQLEEQLRPLPAHDYFEVVAADLSLYPHLYSRAYINFRNPDDILLFRDRFDGYIFIGNKGLEYPAVVEFAPFQKIAKKKLKKKDTKTGSIEDDPEYKQFLETYSLEEEKAGASPETLLGEIEVKTRELLARRTTPLLEYIKTRKLEKQRIREEKREERRRRELEKKRFREEEKRKRREEERWRRKEADKHKRTEKEVKIKLLKKLETGEEAATEKHKERGDSVGPGDEKQEARPVESLPEMPGERF; this is encoded by the exons ATGTCCGGAGCGTGCATCTGTTTTCCGTGCACAGTGACAGTATTGATCTCCTGTCTTCGTTGCTGTAGCATGCTAAGGATTTTCTTTGGAAAAGGCTGGATTCAGTACACGCGTGAACTTGGGACACCTCCAGCATTCAGGGCTGTCCGGGATGCCCCTGACCGGCGCTGGGCAGCACTGGTACCGCCCCTTCCCCCGTCAGGGCCGGGGAGGGGACGCTGGACCATCGAATGCCAAGGGAGGGGCTGTCTAGTCCTCGCGAGGCTTCGTTGTCGCGGAGGAGGAAGCGGCGGCGGGCGGCCGGTGGGGATGCGCTCGGAAGAGGGGGCCGGAGGCCCGGGCGCCGCCCTGTCTGCGCGGGGCCCCAGCTGGAGGGAGAAACTGTCGGCCCCGGAGGCCCAATTCCGCCGCGAGTCGCCTCGGAGGGAGTCCGCGCTGGCTCCGGCCCCGTCCTTCAGTGAGAGCGGGGCGGGCAAGCCTCGCGAGGAAAAGAGGACGGCGCTGAGTAAG GTGGTCCTCCGGCGTCTGCCCCCTGGCCTCACCAAAGAGCAGCTGGAGGAGCAACTGCGCCCCCTGCCTGCGCACGACTACTTCGAGGTGGTAGCTGCGGACCTCAG TCTCTATCCTCATCTCTACTCACGAGCCTACATTAACTTCCGGAACCCTGATGACATCCTTCTGTTCAGAGATCGCTTTGATGGATATATCTTCATTGGCAATAAAG GCCTGGAGTATCCTGCAGTGGTGGAGTTTGCTCCGTTCCAGAAGATTGCCAAGAAGaagctgaagaaaaaggacacCAAGACTGGAAGCATTGAAGATG ACCCAGAATATAAACAGTTTCTGGAGACATACagcttggaggaagaaaaagccGGTGCCAGTCCTGAGACGCTTCTGGGAGAGATAGAAGTGAAGACGAGAGAGCTCCTGG ccaGAAGAACCACACCTCTTTTGGAATATATTAAAACTAGAAAACTAGAAAAGCAG AGAATTCGAGAAGAAAAACGCGAAGAGCggaggaggagggagctggaAAAGAAGCGTTTccgggaagaagagaaaaggaaaaggagggaagaggagagatggagaaggaaggaggcggATAAGCACAAGAGAACTGAGAAGGAGGTGAAGATTAAG CTTCTCAAGAAGCTGGAAACAGGGGAAGAAGCAGCCACAGAGAAGCACAAAGAAAGAGGTGACTCAGTTGGTCCTGGAGACGAAAAGCAGGAAGCCCGGCCAGTGGAAAGCCTGCCAGAGATGCCTGGGGAGAG GTTTTGA
- the Upf3a gene encoding regulator of nonsense transcripts 3A isoform X2 encodes MSGACICFPCTVTVLISCLRCCSMLRIFFGKGWIQYTRELGTPPAFRAVRDAPDRRWAALVPPLPPSGPGRGRWTIECQGRGCLVLARLRCRGGGSGGGRPVGMRSEEGAGGPGAALSARGPSWREKLSAPEAQFRRESPRRESALAPAPSFSESGAGKPREEKRTALSKVVLRRLPPGLTKEQLEEQLRPLPAHDYFEVVAADLSLYPHLYSRAYINFRNPDDILLFRDRFDGYIFIGNKARRTTPLLEYIKTRKLEKQRIREEKREERRRRELEKKRFREEEKRKRREEERWRRKEADKHKRTEKEVKIKLLKKLETGEEAATEKHKERGDSVGPGDEKQEARPVESLPEMPGERF; translated from the exons ATGTCCGGAGCGTGCATCTGTTTTCCGTGCACAGTGACAGTATTGATCTCCTGTCTTCGTTGCTGTAGCATGCTAAGGATTTTCTTTGGAAAAGGCTGGATTCAGTACACGCGTGAACTTGGGACACCTCCAGCATTCAGGGCTGTCCGGGATGCCCCTGACCGGCGCTGGGCAGCACTGGTACCGCCCCTTCCCCCGTCAGGGCCGGGGAGGGGACGCTGGACCATCGAATGCCAAGGGAGGGGCTGTCTAGTCCTCGCGAGGCTTCGTTGTCGCGGAGGAGGAAGCGGCGGCGGGCGGCCGGTGGGGATGCGCTCGGAAGAGGGGGCCGGAGGCCCGGGCGCCGCCCTGTCTGCGCGGGGCCCCAGCTGGAGGGAGAAACTGTCGGCCCCGGAGGCCCAATTCCGCCGCGAGTCGCCTCGGAGGGAGTCCGCGCTGGCTCCGGCCCCGTCCTTCAGTGAGAGCGGGGCGGGCAAGCCTCGCGAGGAAAAGAGGACGGCGCTGAGTAAG GTGGTCCTCCGGCGTCTGCCCCCTGGCCTCACCAAAGAGCAGCTGGAGGAGCAACTGCGCCCCCTGCCTGCGCACGACTACTTCGAGGTGGTAGCTGCGGACCTCAG TCTCTATCCTCATCTCTACTCACGAGCCTACATTAACTTCCGGAACCCTGATGACATCCTTCTGTTCAGAGATCGCTTTGATGGATATATCTTCATTGGCAATAAAG ccaGAAGAACCACACCTCTTTTGGAATATATTAAAACTAGAAAACTAGAAAAGCAG AGAATTCGAGAAGAAAAACGCGAAGAGCggaggaggagggagctggaAAAGAAGCGTTTccgggaagaagagaaaaggaaaaggagggaagaggagagatggagaaggaaggaggcggATAAGCACAAGAGAACTGAGAAGGAGGTGAAGATTAAG CTTCTCAAGAAGCTGGAAACAGGGGAAGAAGCAGCCACAGAGAAGCACAAAGAAAGAGGTGACTCAGTTGGTCCTGGAGACGAAAAGCAGGAAGCCCGGCCAGTGGAAAGCCTGCCAGAGATGCCTGGGGAGAG GTTTTGA